From Pseudodesulfovibrio nedwellii:
AAGGCGTCAAGAAAGAGATCCAGACAATCCTTGTCGGTTCGGAGGGTGCCATGAACGTCGGCATACATTTGGAGCAGATTATCTACGGCAAACACTGATTTATGGTTTTTTACATGTACGGAGCCATAGTCGCAATTGGCTGAAATATCGTTGCGCACAAGATCCACGATCATGGACAGTTCCGCTGATTCCTTGGGAGAATCCGTCAATTGCCGATGTGCATCAGGCGTCAGAACATCGAAACGAAGTGTACCTTTGATGGGTTGGGATAAGACATGCCCATCCCGTACAGCCAGAAATCGTTCAGGTGAAGTTGATAATATTCGCTTCTGCCCGCTGATGAGCCATGCGTAAAACGGGGCCGGATGCTCACGGCACAGGGTCGTGAAAAGAGCGAGCGGATTGAGTTCGGGACAATGCCATGAAAGGCGGGTGGACAGATTTAATTGATAGGTATGCCCGGATCGGATGTACTCCAAGGTTCGGCGGACACCATCTTCATATCCATTTTTATCGAGAGATTTTTTCATCCTCGAAAGCGTTGGCCCGTAATCAATCTGTGTATCACTGTGTGCGGACATGTTGCCCAGCATTTCCGAAAGCGTGTCAATCAATGTTTGATGGCTGGAGGAAAACGTGAGTTTTTCGTTTTCAAAGGAAACAATAGCTTTGTACTTTTTGAGATGACCGAGCGGAAAATCATATGGCTTGGAAGAAGCGATGCCGCGCAGTTTCATGCCGTAGGTGTAACTTATGAAACCGAGGGTCGGACCAGGTGAATCAAAACAAAATCCCTTGAGCTGTTCTGGTGTGGTGGTTTCCGTGATAATTAACTCAGTGATAGGATATACGCCGACAACAGAGCGAGTCTGTGCGGGATACCCATCGGCCGATAAGATCATTTCAGCGTCAAAGTCGCGGGCCAGTAATCCTGCAAACCTGTCAAATTGTGCCTGATTAATTGAGGCCGAGAAAGTGCAGGGCAAATGCAATGTACCCGCCTCCGTCCGGTGTCATAAATGACTCGGGATGAAATTGATAACCGAGAAGTCGCTTTTCAGCGTTACCAAGACACATGACGACATCGTCCCGGTTCACAGCCAAAATATCTAATTTGCTGCTAACCATTGTCACTTTGAGCGAATGATATCGAGCCACAACACGTTTTGTACCATCAAATTTAATGATATCGGTTTTGCCATGTACACATCCATTCAAGCGTCCAGTGGCCCCACCATGCAATTCATTGATGATCTGCATGCCAAGACAAATTCCCAGCACCGGCTTGTCGGCATTGAATATCCGTTTATATCCAGGATATTCGGCAGGCTCCCCCGGGCCCGGCGAAATAATGATGAGATCATACGCCGAATACTCGAGTGAATCCAACCGTGAATACGGCTTGATATCAACATTACATCCGGCCACCGCAGAAACCAGCAAATGCTCAAGATTCCGCGTAAAGCTATCATTGTTGTCTATTAAAAGGATATTCATACGCACATTGAACCCACACTCGTAAAGTGACCCAAAAGTTAAGGACTGGAGAGGGATGATGGCTAAATTTTATCCTTCACCTGGCGGAAATATTCCTGAAGGAATTGGGCGGAAGCTTCTGCTCCATTCACGTCGAGTCGTTCAAGCAGCACCACCAGATTTCCTCTGGGCGTGGTGGTAGAGGAGAAGTATAGCGCTTGCGATTCACCGTTGGGAGAAGTCAGGACAAATATCCAGATGTCACCGTCACGATGCCAGTAGGTGTTTGAAATGCCGGATTCTTCAGCCTCACGAGCGAGGATTTCCACAAATCCAGATAAGGGGAGTCTTCCGGGCACACCCAGAAACTCATCCTGATCGTTTTTAATGACGATAGGCGTGTTCAGAAAAGCATCGGACGGCCTTTCAAGCTCGGAGGGTTTTTCAAGGGCGTAGGATTTTACCTCACCTTCCGGGCTGCGCACATTGACGATTTTTCGTGCGCGAACTTTTGTTTCAGGTTCGGCTTTGGGTGCAGTCGTTTTTTCGGGTGGAGTTTCCTGCTTATCAAGGAGTTTCCCGAAAGAATCGTTGTTGCGCGATTCAAGTTCGAGGAGTTTTTCCAATGCGGATTCGACTTTGCGCAACCGCTGTTCGGCTTTGGCTTGCGCGGTAGCCAAGCCTGCCATGCCCTGCATCATTTGTCCGGCAGTGGCAAAGAATTTTTCCATGTATTCCTGCGACACTCCGGCAGGTGCGGCAGTCGGTTGGCCTGTCGCCTGAGTGCGACGAGGACGAACCACAGGGGCTTCCTTGAAGTTTTCCTTCAAGACTTTGTGTGTTTCTTCAACAGACATGCCTTGGCCAAAACAATCGCGGATCTTGAGACAGACATCACCAGCTTCGCTTTTGAAACGGATGGGCTTGCCTCGGGTCAATACGGGGATGAACCCTTGGAATTTGCGGCGGTAACTTTTGATGGTGGTCTCTGACACGCCGCAGAGTTTGGCGAGGTCTTTATGTGTATAGGTATCTGCCATGATATTTACTCATTCTGGGTTGTATGGGGACTGTATTTTTGGTGGTCAGACTGAGCCGCCGGGGTCGGGATCTGAGACGTGTATCCCAGATGCAGGAAACTGTGCTTTGTCTGCCCTTCAATGCGTGGGTGAGTGTGTGCGTTTTACCAAGCCTGACAATGACCTTTTGGGGTATTAAACCAAATGAAAGCCGGATCACCTGTCCTCCTTATGTCAAATCGTCACCAATCGTCACCCTTGAAAAACAAGAAAAAATGAACAACGAAACTTACCGATCTTTTATCTAGAATTTATCTAGACGTCAAGAGTCGGATCCGT
This genomic window contains:
- a CDS encoding aminodeoxychorismate/anthranilate synthase component II, which translates into the protein MNILLIDNNDSFTRNLEHLLVSAVAGCNVDIKPYSRLDSLEYSAYDLIIISPGPGEPAEYPGYKRIFNADKPVLGICLGMQIINELHGGATGRLNGCVHGKTDIIKFDGTKRVVARYHSLKVTMVSSKLDILAVNRDDVVMCLGNAEKRLLGYQFHPESFMTPDGGGYIAFALHFLGLN
- a CDS encoding MerR family transcriptional regulator encodes the protein MADTYTHKDLAKLCGVSETTIKSYRRKFQGFIPVLTRGKPIRFKSEAGDVCLKIRDCFGQGMSVEETHKVLKENFKEAPVVRPRRTQATGQPTAAPAGVSQEYMEKFFATAGQMMQGMAGLATAQAKAEQRLRKVESALEKLLELESRNNDSFGKLLDKQETPPEKTTAPKAEPETKVRARKIVNVRSPEGEVKSYALEKPSELERPSDAFLNTPIVIKNDQDEFLGVPGRLPLSGFVEILAREAEESGISNTYWHRDGDIWIFVLTSPNGESQALYFSSTTTPRGNLVVLLERLDVNGAEASAQFLQEYFRQVKDKI
- a CDS encoding anthranilate synthase component I family protein, encoding MILSADGYPAQTRSVVGVYPITELIITETTTPEQLKGFCFDSPGPTLGFISYTYGMKLRGIASSKPYDFPLGHLKKYKAIVSFENEKLTFSSSHQTLIDTLSEMLGNMSAHSDTQIDYGPTLSRMKKSLDKNGYEDGVRRTLEYIRSGHTYQLNLSTRLSWHCPELNPLALFTTLCREHPAPFYAWLISGQKRILSTSPERFLAVRDGHVLSQPIKGTLRFDVLTPDAHRQLTDSPKESAELSMIVDLVRNDISANCDYGSVHVKNHKSVFAVDNLLQMYADVHGTLRTDKDCLDLFLDAFPGGSITGCPKKSSMEIIERLEPHSRGIYCGSIVIIEDERNMDSSIAIRTATFDMKTHVLDSYAGSGIVVDSDPVREYQETMAKAEKFLALGES